One Yoonia sp. BS5-3 genomic window carries:
- a CDS encoding UDP-3-O-(3-hydroxymyristoyl)glucosamine N-acyltransferase, with protein sequence MPYSVQDIAAALGAEALGAVSLLVNGAAEPASAGPHDLALAMSPAYGDALAQGNARAAVIWPGADWQALGLEAAIVAPRARLAMAQLTQMLDPPLPRTGISPHALIDETAQIADDATIGPFSVIGAGVVIGPGCWIADHVSIAAGVQIGAGCQLHAGVRLQRHVRLGARVILQPNVAIGGDGFSFVSVAPSNVELARETLGEKPMQAPEDPTWHRIHSLGGVEIGDDVEIGANSTVDAGTIRATRVGQGTKIDNLVQVGHNVIVGDHCLLCAQAGVAGSTVIGDRVVVGGKAGVADNLSVGDDVVLGGGSVVLSNVPAGRVMMGYPATKMQTHIESYKALRRLPRMMRDLMKR encoded by the coding sequence ATGCCTTATTCGGTTCAAGATATCGCAGCGGCGCTTGGGGCAGAAGCCCTTGGCGCCGTTTCGCTTTTGGTCAACGGTGCGGCAGAACCAGCAAGCGCCGGGCCGCATGATTTAGCGTTGGCGATGTCGCCCGCCTATGGCGATGCATTGGCGCAGGGGAACGCGCGGGCTGCTGTGATTTGGCCGGGGGCCGATTGGCAGGCTTTGGGGCTGGAGGCGGCAATTGTCGCGCCGCGCGCCCGGCTAGCGATGGCTCAGTTGACGCAGATGCTTGATCCGCCTTTGCCAAGAACGGGTATTAGCCCGCATGCCTTGATCGATGAAACAGCGCAAATCGCGGATGACGCGACGATTGGGCCGTTTTCAGTGATTGGCGCGGGTGTGGTCATTGGACCGGGATGCTGGATCGCTGATCATGTGAGCATCGCAGCTGGCGTGCAGATCGGCGCTGGGTGCCAGCTTCATGCGGGCGTACGATTGCAGCGTCATGTGCGTCTGGGTGCCCGTGTGATCTTGCAGCCGAATGTGGCAATTGGCGGCGATGGCTTTTCTTTTGTCAGTGTGGCGCCTTCCAATGTGGAACTTGCGCGCGAGACTTTGGGTGAAAAGCCCATGCAGGCACCCGAAGATCCAACTTGGCACAGGATCCATTCGCTGGGCGGGGTTGAGATTGGCGATGATGTGGAAATTGGCGCAAATTCCACGGTTGATGCTGGAACAATCCGCGCAACCCGCGTCGGACAGGGTACAAAGATCGATAATCTGGTGCAGGTCGGGCACAACGTGATTGTGGGCGATCACTGCCTGCTTTGCGCGCAGGCTGGCGTGGCCGGATCGACTGTGATCGGCGACAGGGTGGTTGTTGGCGGCAAAGCTGGCGTTGCCGATAACCTTTCGGTCGGGGATGATGTTGTGTTGGGGGGCGGGTCGGTTGTGCTGTCCAATGTCCCTGCGGGGCGGGTGATGATGGGCTATCCTGCAACCAAGATGCAAACCCATATCGAAAGCTATAAGGCGCTGCGCCGCTTACCGCGAATGATGCGCGACCTCATGAAGCGTTAA
- a CDS encoding Na+/H+ antiporter subunit C, protein MEQLLSVLIGVLVAASVYLMMGRNLLRFLFGLILLSNAANLTIFVAGRLTPGAPPLVPDGLDAPVGEVANALPQALVLTAIVIGFGLFAFALILMMRAYRSLGTLDTDEMRVAEPKDIG, encoded by the coding sequence ATGGAACAGCTTCTTTCCGTTCTGATCGGTGTTTTGGTGGCCGCATCTGTCTATCTGATGATGGGCCGTAATCTGCTGCGGTTCCTGTTTGGGCTGATCTTGCTTTCAAACGCTGCGAACCTGACGATCTTTGTTGCCGGTCGCCTGACACCCGGGGCGCCGCCGCTGGTCCCCGACGGGCTGGATGCACCTGTTGGCGAAGTGGCCAACGCCCTGCCCCAAGCGTTGGTTCTGACAGCAATTGTCATTGGCTTTGGCCTTTTTGCTTTTGCGCTCATCCTGATGATGCGCGCCTATCGCAGCCTTGGCACGCTCGACACGGATGAAATGCGCGTCGCTGAACCGAAAGACATCGGATGA
- a CDS encoding Na+/H+ antiporter subunit B — translation MNSVILVAAARLQVVLLLIFSAYMMLRGHNAPGGGFIGGLIAATGFVVYTISCGTKDARAALRFDPASIAGAGLGIALLAGVIAAFWGDAFFTGQWLFIGATETEKGLPLSTVLVFDIGVYLVVLGAVLSIVFALEESD, via the coding sequence ATGAATTCGGTCATCCTGGTGGCTGCTGCACGGCTGCAAGTGGTGCTGCTGCTGATATTCTCGGCCTACATGATGCTCCGCGGGCACAATGCGCCGGGGGGCGGGTTCATTGGCGGACTGATCGCGGCGACTGGCTTTGTTGTTTACACCATTTCTTGCGGGACAAAAGACGCCCGCGCGGCATTGCGGTTTGATCCCGCCAGTATCGCCGGTGCGGGCCTTGGGATCGCGCTGCTGGCGGGTGTGATAGCCGCGTTTTGGGGCGACGCGTTTTTTACCGGACAATGGCTGTTCATCGGGGCAACCGAGACCGAAAAGGGCCTGCCCCTGTCCACAGTTCTGGTCTTTGATATCGGCGTCTACCTTGTCGTTCTAGGGGCCGTGTTATCAATCGTTTTTGCCTTGGAAGAGAGCGACTGA
- the mbhE gene encoding hydrogen gas-evolving membrane-bound hydrogenase subunit E — protein sequence MTETTAPRWITLAGLLPVIVAGGLFVFFVQMVPSIAAGDSLRFVWSWVPSLGVNISFLVDGLSLTFALLISGIGALVMLYSARYLGGHHHQARFSLFLTSFMIAMLGVVLSDNLLGLFVFWELTTITSYLLIGFGHAAPKSRRSALQALLVTGTGGLALLAGIVLIGNAAGTFELSEIRAMPGVVLDSALYLPILGLVLLATFTKSAQIPFHFWLPNAMAAPTPVSAYLHSATMVKAGIYLLARLHPTLSGTEIWLWTLTIFGAVTMVFASVMALRQTDLKLALAYTTLMALGALTLLLSNDSPYTITAAATFLIVHSLYKAALFLVVGILDNQTGTREANKLFGMARAMPVTAGAAAVAAFSMAGFPPFLGFIGKELKYAGAIAVASEPIFVAGAVLIASALMVAIAGIVSFRPFWSKSGAPIPNVTEAPWPMLVGPVVLAALGALFGIFPDVLANTLVNPTVASILGPAEEPKPLQLWAGVNLPLALSVATFILGFAIYRYKLVLRAWLITVTDRGPSFDNGWDKLLAAVLAGAKWQTRLLQTGVLRRYMFVTFGTALAALAGTLIIKDSFAPDMNLPDVSVTDWLVFLLVLLGAALTVMTQSRITAIAGLGVVGIGMAMIFILYSAPDVAITQLLVETLVVVLFAAAALRLPKMGAEPLRRRPFDAVLAIGLGVTTTTILLMATAGPIDLELTEFFQTASWPKAYGQNIVNVILVDFRALDTFGEIAVVLVAAISIYALIKSSPGKDQP from the coding sequence GTGACTGAAACGACAGCCCCGCGCTGGATAACGCTTGCAGGCCTCCTGCCCGTGATTGTGGCAGGGGGGCTTTTTGTCTTTTTTGTCCAGATGGTGCCATCGATTGCCGCTGGGGACAGCCTGCGTTTCGTTTGGTCTTGGGTGCCAAGTCTGGGGGTCAATATCAGTTTTCTGGTTGATGGCCTTTCCCTCACCTTTGCGCTGCTCATCTCGGGGATCGGTGCTTTGGTGATGCTCTATTCGGCCCGCTATCTGGGTGGGCATCATCATCAGGCGCGGTTTTCGCTGTTTCTGACCAGCTTTATGATCGCCATGCTGGGTGTCGTTTTGTCAGACAACCTTTTGGGGTTGTTTGTCTTTTGGGAACTAACCACGATCACCTCTTATCTTTTGATTGGTTTTGGTCATGCGGCACCAAAATCAAGGCGGTCGGCCTTGCAGGCCTTGCTGGTCACCGGCACTGGAGGTTTAGCGCTGCTTGCAGGGATTGTCCTGATCGGCAATGCGGCGGGTACTTTTGAACTTTCAGAAATCCGCGCAATGCCAGGGGTCGTACTGGATAGCGCGCTGTATCTGCCGATACTCGGCTTGGTGTTGCTTGCGACCTTTACCAAATCCGCACAGATCCCTTTTCATTTCTGGCTGCCCAACGCGATGGCCGCCCCGACCCCGGTCAGCGCTTATTTGCACTCGGCAACGATGGTCAAGGCCGGTATCTATCTGCTCGCGCGATTGCATCCGACGCTCAGCGGCACCGAGATTTGGTTATGGACATTGACGATCTTCGGCGCCGTGACGATGGTTTTTGCATCCGTTATGGCCTTGCGGCAAACCGATCTAAAGTTGGCGCTGGCTTACACGACGTTGATGGCGCTTGGGGCGCTGACCCTGTTGTTAAGCAACGATAGCCCTTACACAATCACAGCTGCTGCGACCTTTCTGATCGTGCATTCGCTTTATAAGGCCGCGCTGTTTTTGGTTGTGGGAATTTTGGACAATCAAACAGGCACGCGCGAGGCTAACAAGCTGTTTGGCATGGCCCGCGCCATGCCCGTCACCGCGGGCGCGGCGGCTGTGGCCGCGTTTTCGATGGCCGGTTTTCCACCTTTCCTGGGATTTATCGGCAAAGAATTGAAATATGCAGGCGCGATTGCCGTAGCATCCGAGCCGATCTTTGTTGCAGGCGCAGTCCTGATCGCCAGTGCGTTAATGGTCGCGATCGCAGGTATCGTATCGTTCCGCCCATTTTGGAGCAAATCCGGCGCCCCAATTCCTAATGTGACCGAAGCCCCTTGGCCGATGCTTGTCGGCCCGGTGGTATTAGCGGCGCTTGGGGCTCTTTTTGGGATTTTTCCTGATGTGCTGGCCAATACGCTTGTTAACCCGACCGTAGCGTCCATTCTGGGACCGGCCGAAGAGCCAAAGCCACTGCAACTATGGGCGGGCGTGAACTTGCCTCTCGCGTTGAGCGTGGCGACATTCATCTTGGGCTTTGCGATCTATCGCTACAAATTGGTGCTACGGGCCTGGTTGATCACAGTGACCGATCGCGGGCCCAGCTTTGACAATGGTTGGGATAAATTGCTGGCGGCCGTTCTTGCGGGGGCAAAGTGGCAGACCCGCTTGCTGCAAACAGGCGTGTTGCGCCGCTACATGTTTGTGACCTTCGGCACGGCGTTGGCAGCCCTAGCAGGCACTTTGATCATCAAAGATAGCTTTGCCCCTGACATGAACCTGCCCGACGTATCGGTGACAGATTGGTTGGTTTTCCTGCTGGTGCTTTTAGGCGCCGCACTGACGGTCATGACCCAATCACGGATCACCGCCATCGCAGGGCTCGGGGTGGTGGGGATCGGTATGGCCATGATCTTTATCCTTTACAGCGCACCTGACGTGGCGATCACGCAGCTGCTTGTTGAGACGCTTGTCGTTGTTCTCTTTGCCGCAGCCGCGTTGCGGCTTCCCAAAATGGGCGCCGAACCTTTGCGCCGCCGCCCCTTCGACGCTGTTCTGGCAATTGGCCTTGGCGTGACCACGACGACCATCTTGCTGATGGCCACGGCTGGCCCAATCGATCTGGAGCTGACCGAGTTTTTCCAAACGGCCAGTTGGCCCAAGGCCTATGGGCAGAACATTGTAAACGTCATTCTTGTCGATTTCCGCGCGCTCGATACGTTTGGGGAAATCGCCGTTGTTCTTGTCGCCGCCATCAGCATTTACGCGTTGATCAAAAGTAGCCCTGGAAAGGATCAGCCATGA
- a CDS encoding invasion associated locus B family protein: MRSITTAVTLAACLVFTGMASAQETQAAEEEAPAAPTDLDLGEPVGPQIGQPYVLQTFGDWEMRCIKQPEGEDEPCNLYQLLRDDSGAAVAEFNMFRLPEGNQAAAGATIVVPLETFLPAQLTLSVDGLNARRYPFTFCNAAGCVVRAGFTAEEVEAFKRGATANVRLVPAADPSAEVNLAVSLTGFTAGFDGVVTLEE, translated from the coding sequence ATGCGCAGTATCACAACAGCCGTCACGCTGGCCGCATGCCTCGTTTTCACAGGCATGGCATCCGCACAAGAAACGCAAGCCGCCGAAGAAGAAGCCCCCGCAGCGCCGACAGACCTGGATTTGGGCGAACCGGTTGGTCCGCAGATCGGTCAGCCTTATGTTTTGCAGACTTTTGGCGACTGGGAAATGCGCTGCATTAAGCAGCCCGAGGGTGAGGACGAACCCTGCAACCTTTACCAATTGCTGCGTGATGACAGCGGTGCAGCCGTTGCTGAATTCAACATGTTCCGCCTGCCAGAGGGCAATCAGGCCGCCGCCGGCGCAACGATCGTTGTCCCGCTTGAGACATTCCTGCCTGCGCAGCTGACCCTATCTGTGGACGGCCTGAACGCGCGGCGTTATCCGTTTACCTTCTGCAATGCAGCGGGCTGCGTTGTCCGCGCAGGATTTACCGCCGAAGAGGTTGAAGCCTTCAAACGCGGCGCAACAGCCAATGTCCGCCTTGTACCAGCGGCCGATCCCAGCGCTGAGGTCAATTTGGCCGTTTCACTGACAGGCTTTACCGCAGGCTTTGACGGGGTTGTCACGCTCGAAGAATAG
- a CDS encoding beta-ketoacyl synthase yields the protein MRRVVITGAGTINPLGADVPATLSAMRAGRCGIGALDIPDVDRLSIQIGGQIKDYDETAHFNRQQIALYDRFTQFTLLAARQAITQSGLHFSGGLADRSGVVLGTSGGGLNTQDENYRAVYEAGKNRVHPFIVPKLMNNAAASHVSMEWNLRGPSFTVATACASSNHAMGQAFNMIRSGMTEVIVTGGSEAMLCFGGIKAWEGLRVMSRDACRPFSATRNGMVQGEGAGVFVFEEYEHAKARGAEILCEVAGFAMTSDASDIVMPSKQGAARAIAGALADAKLDADQVGYINAHGTGTAANDKTECSAVADVFGAHADQLMISSTKSMHGHLIGATGAVELLACIMALRDGVIAPTIGYEEPDPECALDVVPNEARDARVDVALTNAFAFGGLNAVLALRKH from the coding sequence ATGCGCCGGGTCGTCATCACTGGGGCGGGCACCATCAATCCGCTTGGGGCCGATGTGCCTGCGACGCTTAGCGCGATGCGCGCGGGGCGCTGCGGTATTGGTGCCTTGGACATTCCCGATGTGGACCGGCTTTCGATCCAGATTGGCGGCCAGATTAAGGATTACGACGAAACGGCGCATTTCAACCGTCAGCAAATCGCGCTTTATGATCGGTTTACGCAGTTCACCCTGCTTGCCGCACGTCAGGCGATTACACAATCGGGGCTGCATTTTTCTGGTGGTTTGGCGGACCGCTCGGGTGTGGTGCTCGGCACTTCGGGGGGCGGGCTGAACACCCAAGATGAAAACTACCGCGCCGTTTATGAGGCCGGCAAGAACCGTGTGCACCCGTTCATCGTACCCAAGTTGATGAATAATGCGGCTGCCAGCCATGTTTCGATGGAATGGAACTTGCGCGGGCCGTCTTTCACCGTGGCGACGGCGTGCGCGTCATCCAATCATGCGATGGGGCAGGCCTTTAACATGATCCGCAGCGGTATGACCGAGGTCATCGTCACCGGCGGCTCTGAGGCGATGCTTTGCTTCGGGGGGATCAAAGCATGGGAAGGGCTGCGCGTGATGTCACGTGATGCGTGTCGGCCATTCTCGGCCACCCGTAACGGCATGGTTCAGGGTGAAGGAGCCGGGGTTTTTGTGTTCGAAGAATACGAACACGCCAAGGCACGGGGTGCCGAGATTTTATGCGAGGTGGCAGGTTTTGCGATGACCTCGGACGCGTCCGATATTGTCATGCCATCCAAACAAGGGGCAGCCCGGGCAATTGCGGGGGCGCTGGCGGATGCAAAATTGGACGCCGATCAGGTCGGCTATATCAATGCGCATGGGACTGGTACGGCGGCAAATGACAAAACGGAATGTTCGGCTGTTGCAGATGTGTTTGGGGCGCATGCGGATCAGTTGATGATCTCGTCCACAAAATCGATGCATGGGCATCTGATTGGGGCCACTGGCGCGGTTGAGCTGTTGGCCTGCATCATGGCGCTACGTGACGGTGTGATCGCACCAACCATCGGTTATGAAGAACCAGACCCCGAATGCGCGCTTGATGTCGTGCCAAACGAAGCGCGCGACGCCCGGGTGGACGTCGCGCTGACAAATGCGTTTGCATTTGGGGGGCTGAACGCAGTGCTGGCGCTGCGCAAGCACTGA
- a CDS encoding murein L,D-transpeptidase: protein MGQRCLPRQFSFGYFLAFLTFVLTFTVSAPRVAQAQVTEFRQAVAQAAARDDDLVAFYRARNFEGIWSSNRDRARRNALMTAFAAAGDHGLPADRYDADALMAQMQAANTPAEQGRVEVELSRLFLQYARDVQTGILVPSRVDGNIHRQVPYRARLSTIQAFVQSNPAAFLRSLPPQSPEYTRLMRQKMEMERLLAEGGWGPTVGGNKLERGNSGANVVALRNRLITMGFLGRTNTQTYDDEIFGAVQRFQQAHGLAIDGTAGPGTLREVNRSVAERLRSITVAMERERWINRPRGQRHVWVNLTDFTAKIIDNDTVTFSTRSVIGANQHDRVSPEFSDVMEFMVINPSWYVPRSIITKEYLPQLQENPNSVNQLIITDARGRVVDRNAVDFTQYTQSNFPYSMRQPPSRGNALGLVKFMFPNRHNIYLHDTPAKSLFGRETRAYSHGCIRLADPFDFAYELLSPQVSDPEGFFQAELRTGRERRVDLASPVPVHLVYRTAFTQAEGPMQYRRDVYGRDGRIWNALAREGVVIRAVGG from the coding sequence ATGGGACAGCGTTGTCTGCCACGCCAATTCAGTTTTGGTTATTTCCTTGCTTTTCTTACTTTTGTTTTGACTTTCACTGTGTCGGCACCGCGCGTGGCGCAGGCGCAGGTGACCGAGTTTCGCCAGGCCGTCGCACAAGCGGCTGCGCGCGACGATGATCTTGTCGCATTCTACCGGGCCCGGAATTTTGAAGGCATTTGGAGCAGCAACCGTGACCGGGCGCGTCGCAACGCACTTATGACAGCTTTCGCGGCTGCGGGCGATCATGGCTTACCAGCCGACCGTTACGACGCGGATGCTTTGATGGCGCAGATGCAAGCGGCCAATACACCGGCTGAGCAGGGCCGGGTTGAGGTCGAGCTGAGCCGTTTGTTCCTGCAATATGCACGTGATGTTCAGACGGGTATTTTGGTTCCGTCCCGTGTTGACGGTAATATTCACCGTCAGGTGCCTTACCGTGCGCGGCTTTCCACGATTCAGGCCTTTGTTCAATCAAACCCTGCAGCTTTCTTGCGTTCCTTGCCGCCGCAATCACCTGAATATACGCGCCTGATGCGTCAAAAGATGGAGATGGAGCGTCTATTGGCCGAAGGCGGTTGGGGCCCGACCGTTGGCGGCAACAAGCTTGAGCGTGGCAATAGTGGCGCGAATGTTGTGGCGCTGCGTAACCGTTTGATCACAATGGGCTTTCTTGGGCGGACAAATACCCAAACCTATGATGACGAAATCTTTGGCGCAGTTCAGCGTTTTCAGCAGGCCCATGGGCTCGCGATAGACGGAACGGCAGGTCCGGGGACTTTGCGCGAAGTAAACCGCTCCGTGGCTGAGCGTTTGCGCTCGATTACCGTCGCGATGGAGCGCGAGCGTTGGATCAACCGTCCGCGTGGTCAGCGCCATGTCTGGGTCAACCTGACCGATTTCACCGCCAAGATCATCGATAATGACACGGTAACGTTTTCAACCCGTTCGGTGATTGGTGCCAACCAGCATGACCGTGTCAGCCCCGAATTCTCTGACGTGATGGAATTTATGGTGATCAATCCCAGCTGGTACGTACCACGTTCGATCATCACCAAAGAATATCTGCCGCAGCTGCAAGAGAATCCGAATTCGGTGAATCAGTTGATCATCACTGATGCAAGGGGCCGTGTGGTTGATCGTAATGCTGTCGACTTTACGCAATATACCCAGTCGAATTTCCCGTATTCGATGCGTCAGCCGCCAAGCCGAGGGAATGCGTTGGGGTTGGTGAAGTTCATGTTCCCAAACCGTCACAATATCTACCTGCACGACACCCCTGCAAAAAGCCTGTTTGGTCGTGAAACCCGCGCTTACAGCCATGGTTGCATTCGTCTCGCGGATCCTTTTGATTTCGCATATGAGCTGCTGTCGCCGCAGGTCTCGGACCCTGAAGGGTTCTTTCAGGCTGAGCTGCGCACAGGGCGCGAACGCCGGGTTGATCTGGCATCGCCAGTGCCGGTGCATCTGGTCTACCGGACGGCCTTTACGCAGGCCGAAGGCCCCATGCAGTATCGCCGCGATGTGTATGGCCGGGATGGCCGGATTTGGAACGCGCTTGCCCGCGAAGGGGTGGTGATCCGCGCCGTAGGCGGTTAG
- a CDS encoding phosphopantetheine-binding protein has translation MSIKDQVIAIIAEQAMLEPTDIQMESTLEDIGIDSLGLVESIFAIEERFDISVPFNANDPGASTFDISSVATIIAAVTQLKEEQSA, from the coding sequence ATGAGCATCAAAGATCAGGTAATCGCAATTATCGCCGAGCAGGCCATGCTTGAGCCAACAGATATCCAGATGGAAAGCACGCTTGAGGATATCGGCATCGATAGCTTGGGTCTTGTTGAAAGCATCTTTGCAATTGAAGAGCGTTTCGACATTTCTGTGCCTTTCAACGCGAATGATCCGGGAGCAAGCACGTTCGATATATCGTCGGTGGCCACGATCATTGCCGCTGTGACCCAGTTGAAAGAAGAGCAAAGCGCATAA
- a CDS encoding DUF882 domain-containing protein, producing MTKKTSAGLTRRGLMSAFAASAVAAAPTYSNAAGFLRGAGDVRRIAMRSGRTGEQLDTIYWIEGEYIAEAVREINVHMRDWRTGEAVQMDLRTIDIMAASLNLMETSEPYLLLSGYRSPQTNAMLSTRSSGVARNSLHMRGQAADLRLQSRTPTQMANAALACRAGGVGRYPGSNFVHMDCGPIRSWRG from the coding sequence ATGACGAAAAAGACATCTGCGGGACTAACCCGTCGTGGTTTAATGAGTGCGTTTGCGGCATCTGCAGTAGCAGCGGCCCCAACTTATTCTAACGCAGCAGGTTTTCTACGTGGCGCCGGTGATGTGCGCCGCATAGCCATGCGCTCGGGCCGGACTGGCGAACAGCTTGATACCATTTATTGGATTGAGGGCGAATACATCGCCGAGGCGGTGCGTGAGATTAACGTGCACATGCGCGACTGGCGCACAGGTGAAGCCGTTCAGATGGATTTGCGCACCATCGATATCATGGCTGCTTCCCTAAATCTGATGGAAACGTCGGAACCCTATCTTCTTCTTTCCGGCTACCGGTCCCCACAAACAAATGCGATGCTCAGCACGCGGTCATCTGGCGTGGCACGGAATTCTTTGCACATGCGCGGTCAGGCTGCTGATCTGCGCCTGCAAAGCCGGACACCAACACAAATGGCAAATGCTGCGCTGGCCTGCCGGGCTGGCGGTGTTGGCCGCTATCCAGGGTCAAATTTCGTGCATATGGATTGCGGCCCAATCCGCAGCTGGCGCGGTTAA